A genomic stretch from Desulfovibrio sp. Huiquan2017 includes:
- a CDS encoding molybdopterin-dependent aldehyde oxidoreductase translates to MIKRTLRVNGVSRNVVCEPEESLANVLRQNLGLTSVKIGCGTGQCGSCTILRDDKLVRSCSIKMKRVPNNTKIMTLEGLGTPDNLHPIQMAWIAYGGAQCGFCSPGFLVSTYALLLENPSPTRDEVRDWFQKHKNVCRCTGYKPLVDAVMAAAAVMRGDKSMDDLIFKIPEDGRIWGTSYPRPSAVAKVTGTWDFGADMGLRLPPGTLHCELVQAEVSHANILSIDVTEAEAVPGVYKVVTHKDVKGKNRITGLITFPSNLGDGWDRPILCDEKIFQYGDAIAIVCADTPQAAREGAKLVKVEIEQLPEYMNAPAAMAEDAIEIHPGTPNVYYVQKEAKGPDTKPIFEKADVVVEGDYYTQRQPHMPIEPDVGFAYIGDEGKLVIHSKSIAIHLHLLMIAPGLGVEPENLVLVQNPTGGTFGYKFSPTMEALVGAAALATGRPVFLNYTWKQQQQYTGKRSPQFTTVRLAASNDGKLLGMETDWTVDHGPYSEFGDLLTLRGAQYIGAGYDIPAIRGEGRTVCTNHCWGAAFRGYGAPEAEFPSEVCMDELAEKLGMDPLELRYKNVYREGSTTPTGQDPEVYSLPEMIDKVRPHYEAAKKYAAENSTDAKKLGVGVAIGVYGSGLDGPDTAEVDIALNEDNTVTVYSAWGDHGQGADMGTLGTAHEALRPLNLTPDQVHLMMGDTSFAPPAGPAGGSRSQVVVGQATKNACDQLVAAMRKPDGSFRTHEEMVAEGKELLYHGKWTAPANDCDANGQGNPFCCYMYGVFLSLVAVDPATGKTTVEKMVTVADIGVVNNYLLVDGQIHGGIAQGIGLALSEDYEDIKKHANMGGAGIPTIKDIPDDMEIIYVESPRPDGPFGASGVGEMPLTAPHAAIINAIYNACGARIRHLPAYPEKVLAALKG, encoded by the coding sequence ATGATCAAAAGGACGCTCCGAGTAAATGGAGTCTCCAGGAACGTCGTGTGCGAGCCTGAGGAGTCCCTGGCCAACGTGTTGCGCCAGAATCTGGGATTGACCAGCGTCAAGATCGGTTGCGGCACCGGTCAGTGCGGAAGTTGCACCATCCTGCGGGATGACAAGTTGGTCCGGTCCTGTTCCATCAAGATGAAGCGTGTCCCGAACAACACCAAAATCATGACCCTTGAGGGTCTCGGCACTCCCGACAACCTGCACCCCATCCAGATGGCTTGGATCGCTTACGGCGGCGCGCAGTGCGGCTTCTGCTCCCCCGGTTTCCTGGTCTCCACCTATGCGCTGCTGCTCGAAAACCCGAGCCCCACTCGCGACGAAGTCCGCGACTGGTTCCAGAAGCATAAGAACGTCTGCCGTTGCACTGGCTACAAGCCCCTGGTGGACGCCGTCATGGCCGCTGCCGCCGTTATGCGCGGCGACAAGTCCATGGACGACCTGATCTTCAAGATCCCCGAAGACGGCCGCATCTGGGGTACCAGCTACCCGCGTCCGTCCGCCGTGGCCAAGGTCACCGGCACCTGGGACTTCGGCGCCGACATGGGCCTGCGCCTGCCCCCCGGAACCCTGCATTGTGAACTGGTTCAGGCCGAGGTTTCCCACGCCAACATCCTGTCCATCGACGTGACCGAGGCCGAGGCCGTTCCCGGCGTCTACAAGGTCGTGACCCACAAGGACGTCAAGGGCAAGAACCGCATCACCGGCCTGATCACCTTCCCGAGCAACCTCGGCGACGGTTGGGATCGTCCCATCCTGTGCGACGAAAAGATCTTCCAGTACGGTGACGCCATCGCCATCGTCTGTGCCGACACTCCGCAGGCGGCCAGGGAAGGCGCCAAGCTGGTCAAGGTCGAGATCGAGCAGTTGCCCGAGTACATGAACGCTCCGGCGGCCATGGCCGAGGACGCCATCGAAATTCACCCCGGCACCCCCAATGTCTACTACGTCCAAAAAGAGGCCAAGGGACCGGATACCAAGCCGATCTTCGAAAAGGCCGACGTGGTCGTGGAAGGCGATTACTACACCCAGCGCCAGCCGCACATGCCCATCGAGCCCGACGTAGGGTTCGCCTACATCGGCGACGAGGGCAAGCTGGTCATCCATTCCAAGTCCATCGCCATTCACCTGCACCTGCTCATGATCGCACCCGGTCTGGGCGTGGAGCCCGAGAACCTGGTCCTGGTCCAGAACCCGACCGGCGGCACCTTCGGCTACAAGTTCTCTCCGACCATGGAAGCGCTGGTCGGCGCGGCCGCCTTGGCCACCGGCCGTCCCGTGTTCCTGAACTACACCTGGAAACAGCAGCAGCAGTACACCGGCAAGCGGTCTCCGCAGTTCACCACCGTGCGCCTGGCCGCCTCCAACGACGGCAAGTTGCTCGGCATGGAAACGGATTGGACCGTGGACCACGGCCCGTATTCCGAGTTCGGCGACCTGCTGACCCTGCGCGGCGCGCAGTACATCGGCGCCGGTTACGATATCCCGGCCATTCGTGGCGAGGGCCGCACCGTCTGCACCAACCACTGCTGGGGCGCGGCCTTCCGCGGCTACGGCGCTCCCGAAGCGGAGTTCCCCTCCGAAGTGTGCATGGACGAGCTGGCCGAGAAGCTGGGCATGGATCCCCTGGAACTGCGGTACAAAAACGTCTACCGTGAAGGTTCCACCACGCCCACCGGCCAGGATCCCGAGGTCTACTCCCTGCCCGAGATGATCGACAAGGTCCGTCCTCACTATGAGGCGGCCAAGAAGTACGCGGCCGAGAACTCCACCGACGCCAAGAAACTCGGTGTGGGCGTGGCCATCGGCGTGTACGGTTCCGGTCTGGACGGCCCGGACACCGCCGAGGTGGACATCGCTCTGAACGAGGACAACACCGTCACCGTGTATTCCGCCTGGGGCGACCACGGGCAGGGCGCGGATATGGGTACCCTGGGCACCGCCCACGAAGCCCTGCGTCCCCTGAACCTGACCCCGGATCAGGTCCACCTGATGATGGGCGACACCAGCTTCGCGCCTCCGGCGGGCCCCGCCGGCGGTAGCCGCTCCCAGGTCGTCGTGGGGCAGGCCACCAAGAACGCCTGCGATCAACTCGTGGCCGCCATGAGGAAGCCCGACGGCTCCTTCCGCACCCACGAAGAGATGGTCGCCGAAGGCAAGGAACTGCTGTATCACGGCAAGTGGACCGCTCCGGCCAACGACTGCGACGCCAACGGCCAGGGCAATCCGTTCTGCTGCTACATGTACGGCGTGTTCCTGTCTCTGGTGGCCGTTGATCCCGCCACCGGCAAGACCACCGTCGAGAAGATGGTCACCGTGGCCGATATCGGCGTGGTCAACAACTACCTCCTGGTGGACGGCCAGATCCACGGCGGCATTGCCCAGGGCATCGGCCTGGCGCTCAGCGAGGATTACGAGGATATCAAGAAGCACGCCAACATGGGCGGAGCCGGTATCCCGACCATCAAGGATATCCCGGACGACATGGAGATCATCTACGTGGAAAGCCCGCGTCCCGACGGTCCCTTCGGCGCATCCGGCGTCGGCGAGATGCCGTTGACCGCCCCACAT
- a CDS encoding XRE family transcriptional regulator: MPADDIRSAIADRLKTCRKEREISLDKAALLTGVSKAMLGQIERRESAPTIATLWKIASGLNLSFSSFFTDRPGSDYRQVPFPNDPDMAIRVVFPYDAATRMEMFHVTLTNGHHQRSAAHRFGVIEHVVTLRGVLDLIYEGKVHRLAQGDAHRFHADVAHQYRAATGVVVFQNIICYT, from the coding sequence GTGCCTGCTGACGACATCCGTTCGGCCATAGCCGATCGATTGAAAACATGCCGCAAGGAACGGGAAATAAGCCTGGACAAGGCGGCTTTGCTCACGGGCGTGTCCAAGGCCATGCTCGGCCAGATCGAACGACGGGAATCCGCGCCGACCATCGCCACCCTGTGGAAGATCGCCAGCGGGCTGAATCTTTCCTTCTCCTCGTTCTTCACGGACCGGCCCGGATCGGACTACCGGCAGGTGCCCTTCCCCAACGACCCGGACATGGCCATCCGCGTTGTCTTTCCCTATGACGCGGCCACACGCATGGAGATGTTCCACGTGACCCTGACCAACGGCCATCACCAGCGATCCGCCGCCCACCGCTTTGGCGTGATCGAGCATGTGGTTACCCTTCGGGGGGTTCTCGACCTGATCTACGAGGGCAAGGTGCACCGGCTGGCCCAGGGCGACGCCCACCGTTTCCACGCCGACGTGGCCCACCAGTACAGGGCGGCCACGGGCGTCGTCGTGTTCCAGAACATCATCTGCTACACATAG
- a CDS encoding biotin attachment protein, producing the protein MLNIKELLDKVKASPYREIVVRAPHTGVVAFAAVKPGEKVHGPRGEFLEKPGTLLAHLTREKNEKSIPAPEKGVIEVVHTQHEGRFVEAGEPLLTIKHYLTRKEVIELILQEALYLFRAPERAKYYFVPEVDQKLKVSGKRSVKVQDGMEFLIVSRMKRETPLVYSGPEGIIYSVYFGRGDNVDEGEPLIGVCPEDQLTVIQDVVARIQSEWEEEA; encoded by the coding sequence GTGCTGAATATAAAAGAGTTGCTCGATAAGGTAAAGGCCTCTCCCTACCGCGAGATCGTGGTTCGCGCACCCCATACCGGGGTGGTCGCCTTTGCGGCCGTCAAGCCCGGAGAGAAGGTCCACGGCCCGCGCGGCGAGTTTTTGGAAAAGCCCGGCACCCTGCTGGCGCACCTGACCCGCGAGAAGAATGAAAAGTCCATCCCGGCCCCGGAGAAGGGCGTCATCGAAGTCGTGCACACGCAACACGAGGGCCGGTTTGTGGAGGCGGGGGAGCCGCTGCTGACCATCAAACATTACCTGACCCGCAAGGAAGTCATTGAGCTCATCCTGCAGGAGGCCCTGTATTTGTTCCGCGCTCCGGAGCGGGCCAAATACTACTTCGTGCCCGAGGTGGACCAGAAGCTTAAAGTCTCGGGCAAGCGCTCGGTCAAGGTCCAGGACGGCATGGAATTTCTCATTGTGTCCCGCATGAAGCGGGAGACCCCCTTGGTCTATTCCGGGCCCGAGGGCATCATCTACTCCGTCTACTTCGGTCGCGGCGATAACGTGGATGAGGGCGAACCCCTCATCGGTGTTTGTCCCGAGGACCAGCTCACGGTCATCCAAGACGTGGTGGCCCGCATTCAAAGCGAGTGGGAAGAAGAGGCGTAG
- a CDS encoding YbaK/EbsC family protein has product MAEKLSKSAQRVQDFLLKQGDDFDVRELTSSTRTALGAANSIGCAVAQIAKSLVFRDRATGDPVLVVASGANRVDPAKVRAATSLELQRADGNFVKDRTGFAIGGIPPVGHGTPLRTVLDQDLRQYDEIWAAAGTPHAVFRLTPDRLGALTNGQWIDLCEEPQPE; this is encoded by the coding sequence ATGGCGGAGAAGTTGAGCAAGAGTGCGCAGCGTGTGCAGGATTTCCTGTTGAAACAGGGTGATGACTTCGATGTGCGGGAATTGACTTCGTCCACACGGACCGCTTTGGGCGCGGCGAACAGCATTGGTTGCGCGGTAGCGCAAATCGCCAAATCCTTGGTCTTCCGTGACCGGGCCACGGGTGACCCTGTCTTGGTCGTGGCCTCGGGCGCCAACCGGGTGGATCCGGCCAAAGTTCGTGCCGCGACATCCCTGGAGCTGCAACGGGCGGATGGGAATTTCGTTAAGGATCGCACTGGGTTTGCCATAGGCGGTATCCCCCCTGTGGGGCACGGGACTCCGTTGCGCACCGTGCTGGATCAGGACCTTCGGCAATACGACGAGATCTGGGCGGCCGCCGGGACGCCGCATGCGGTTTTCCGGCTTACTCCAGACCGGCTGGGCGCACTGACGAATGGGCAGTGGATTGACCTTTGCGAAGAGCCGCAACCAGAATGA
- a CDS encoding acetyl-CoA carboxylase carboxyl transferase subunit alpha/beta encodes MDRERRIQGLRDRLTYIQDIFANRDDDSIRLLAAKFGEMMERHRSVPGGTKREELARIDDLFDFSERKLDTTLTPMDRVRIVRHPQRICLKDILENVYDNYTEIGGRGEYNIDPSMLIARAVFSRRVGDKVINQMVMVIGQEKGHGEAFRNGGSVKPWGNAKALHYMKVAETENIPVHTFVFTPGAYPVEDWPGAAQQIARNLYELAGLRVPVVAVFSEGGSGGAEAIGLADRRIMLSHGYYSVISPEGAAAIEAGLRSGDRATPELIEKCARQLRITAEDNLRNGYVDRVLQEPPLGARPYHYDFFRELRRELIQTTNEVVSSVKSMKLYRAMAVRTSKTDDAESIYMRWTLSSSALDRLVDQRQRKFRAMSRHARLDGTGVVSRAVAATKGTIWAAHSFLRYDLLGRQKRRLNAVFEDLGAEAHLVRHKVLMPLKKAMDRMLPGNGGVQPKVGEAVMDRLTRLSCPEDGACLVGSEWAWTSPRSQEDRTISCPNVRTHHCPDLWVPDLFGDFAGVCPSCGHHFPMEYRWYLQNVFDYSESKEFNGQLESMNPLGYEKFDTKLDKAKERTGLKSACITFETSIEEVDAVVAVLCAPFRGGSVGAAEGEKFIRAAERATRKRQPFIAYVHGTAGIRIQEGVNGVIQMPRCTIAVRRYIDAGGLYLVLYDTNSYAGPVASFLGCSPYQFAVQSSNIGFAGPGVISETTGISVPPNYHKAYHALSRGHIHGIWDRREVKKNLHQSLLTMGGRNLYYR; translated from the coding sequence AACGGAGAATCCAGGGTCTGCGGGACCGTCTGACGTACATTCAGGACATCTTCGCCAATCGCGATGATGACTCCATTCGTCTGCTGGCCGCCAAATTCGGCGAGATGATGGAGCGGCATCGGTCCGTTCCGGGCGGGACCAAGCGCGAGGAGCTGGCGCGCATCGACGATCTGTTTGATTTTTCGGAGCGTAAGCTCGACACTACCCTGACGCCCATGGACAGGGTGCGCATCGTTCGCCATCCTCAGCGCATCTGCCTCAAGGACATCCTGGAAAACGTCTACGACAACTATACCGAGATCGGCGGACGGGGCGAATACAACATCGACCCGAGCATGCTCATCGCCCGGGCCGTGTTCTCGCGCCGGGTGGGGGACAAGGTCATCAATCAGATGGTTATGGTCATCGGCCAGGAAAAGGGCCACGGCGAGGCCTTCCGCAACGGCGGCTCGGTCAAGCCATGGGGCAACGCCAAGGCCCTGCACTACATGAAGGTGGCCGAGACCGAAAACATTCCGGTGCATACCTTCGTGTTCACGCCCGGGGCCTATCCGGTGGAGGACTGGCCGGGCGCGGCCCAGCAAATCGCCCGCAACCTCTACGAACTGGCCGGGTTGCGCGTGCCGGTGGTGGCCGTGTTTTCCGAGGGCGGCTCGGGCGGCGCCGAGGCCATCGGCCTGGCTGATCGCCGGATCATGCTCTCGCACGGTTATTACTCGGTCATTTCGCCCGAGGGTGCGGCGGCCATCGAAGCCGGCCTGCGCAGCGGGGACCGGGCCACTCCCGAACTCATCGAGAAGTGCGCCCGCCAACTGCGCATCACCGCCGAAGATAACCTGCGCAACGGCTATGTGGACCGCGTGCTCCAGGAACCGCCGCTGGGCGCGCGGCCGTACCACTACGATTTTTTCCGCGAACTGCGGCGCGAGCTTATCCAGACCACCAACGAAGTAGTCAGTTCGGTCAAGTCCATGAAGCTCTACCGGGCCATGGCCGTGCGCACTTCCAAGACCGACGACGCCGAGTCCATCTACATGCGCTGGACTCTGTCTTCGTCCGCCCTGGACCGGCTGGTGGACCAGCGGCAACGCAAGTTTCGGGCTATGAGCCGTCATGCCCGCCTGGACGGGACCGGCGTGGTCAGCCGGGCCGTGGCCGCCACCAAAGGGACCATCTGGGCCGCCCATTCCTTTCTGCGCTATGACCTGCTCGGCCGCCAGAAGAGGCGGCTCAACGCCGTGTTCGAGGACCTCGGGGCCGAGGCGCATCTGGTCCGGCACAAGGTGCTCATGCCGCTCAAGAAGGCCATGGACCGCATGTTGCCCGGCAACGGCGGGGTGCAGCCCAAGGTGGGCGAGGCCGTGATGGATCGGCTGACCCGGCTCTCCTGTCCCGAGGACGGGGCCTGCCTGGTGGGCAGCGAGTGGGCCTGGACCAGTCCGCGCAGCCAGGAGGACCGGACCATTTCCTGTCCCAACGTGAGGACCCATCATTGTCCGGACCTGTGGGTGCCGGACCTGTTCGGCGATTTTGCCGGGGTCTGCCCGTCCTGCGGCCATCATTTCCCCATGGAGTATCGCTGGTACCTCCAGAACGTCTTCGACTACAGCGAGTCCAAGGAGTTCAACGGCCAGTTGGAGTCCATGAATCCCTTGGGCTACGAGAAATTCGATACCAAGCTGGACAAGGCCAAGGAGCGTACCGGACTCAAGTCCGCATGCATCACCTTTGAGACCTCCATCGAAGAGGTGGACGCCGTGGTGGCCGTGCTCTGCGCACCGTTTCGGGGCGGCTCGGTGGGGGCGGCCGAGGGCGAAAAGTTCATCCGTGCGGCCGAGCGGGCCACGCGCAAGCGCCAGCCGTTCATCGCCTACGTGCACGGCACGGCGGGCATCCGCATTCAGGAGGGTGTCAACGGGGTCATCCAGATGCCGCGCTGCACCATCGCCGTGCGCCGTTACATCGACGCGGGCGGCCTGTACCTGGTGCTTTACGACACCAACTCCTATGCCGGGCCCGTGGCCAGCTTCCTGGGTTGCTCGCCCTACCAGTTCGCGGTCCAGTCCTCCAACATCGGCTTCGCCGGGCCGGGGGTCATCTCGGAGACCACGGGCATCAGTGTGCCGCCCAATTATCACAAGGCCTATCACGCCCTGTCGCGGGGCCACATTCACGGCATCTGGGACCGGCGGGAAGTCAAGAAGAACCTGCACCAGTCACTCCTGACCATGGGTGGGCGCAACCTTTACTATCGCTGA
- the ssb gene encoding single-stranded DNA-binding protein gives MAGSLNKVIIIGRVGQDPKVSYTTSGQAVANFSVATDEGYRDRQTGQRVERTEWHRVVAWRQQAEFVGNYLNKGRLVLVEGKLQTRKWQGQDGQDRYTTEIVADNVQGLDRAPDGQQPQPGGYQQQGGGYPQNRPQQNRPPQNNNNYPPQNDNGYPQEEEDLGPAFPSEASGMDDVPF, from the coding sequence ATGGCTGGCAGCTTGAATAAAGTAATCATCATCGGTCGGGTCGGGCAAGATCCAAAGGTTTCCTATACCACTTCGGGCCAGGCCGTGGCCAATTTTTCCGTGGCCACGGACGAGGGGTATCGCGACCGCCAGACCGGCCAGCGCGTGGAGCGCACCGAATGGCACCGCGTGGTGGCCTGGCGTCAGCAGGCCGAGTTCGTAGGCAATTATCTCAATAAGGGGCGTCTGGTTCTGGTCGAGGGCAAGCTGCAGACCCGCAAGTGGCAGGGCCAGGACGGACAGGATCGCTACACCACGGAGATCGTGGCCGACAACGTGCAGGGGCTCGATCGCGCTCCCGACGGCCAGCAGCCCCAGCCGGGCGGTTATCAGCAGCAGGGCGGCGGCTATCCGCAAAATCGGCCGCAGCAGAATCGTCCGCCGCAGAACAACAATAATTACCCGCCGCAGAACGATAACGGCTATCCGCAGGAGGAAGAGGACCTCGGTCCCGCCTTCCCGTCCGAGGCCAGCGGCATGGACGACGTGCCGTTTTGA
- a CDS encoding molybdopterin-binding protein: MKTVPVQDAVGMVLCHDMTKIVPGETKGPVFRKGHIIAEEDIQTLLEIGKEHIYVLDMENGCIHENEAAQRIARAAVGPHITLSDVSEGRINFIAEPGLLDVNVEALNRINSIEEVVLATMHTGQQVTETRPVAGTRVVPLVINEEKIRQVEAICAEYDYVVGIRPFRRLSVGLVTTGSEVYHGRIKDKFGPVIRKKFSNLGSEVMGQTLTSDDPAMTRDAIMAFIAGGAEMVVVTGGMSVDPDDQTPTAIRLTGADVVTYGSPTFPGVMFMVADLNGVPILGLPGCVMYYRASVFDLIVPRLVAGEKITREDIVSLGHGGFCATCEVCRYPICPFGK, translated from the coding sequence ATGAAGACCGTTCCCGTTCAGGATGCCGTCGGCATGGTCTTATGCCATGACATGACCAAAATCGTTCCCGGAGAGACCAAGGGGCCGGTTTTCCGAAAAGGCCACATCATTGCGGAGGAGGACATCCAGACGCTGCTCGAAATCGGCAAGGAGCACATTTACGTTCTGGACATGGAAAACGGCTGTATTCATGAGAACGAGGCAGCCCAACGTATTGCCCGCGCGGCCGTAGGGCCGCACATCACCCTGTCGGACGTGTCCGAGGGGCGCATCAACTTCATTGCCGAGCCCGGCCTGCTCGACGTCAACGTCGAGGCTTTGAATCGCATCAATTCCATCGAAGAGGTCGTCCTGGCGACCATGCACACCGGCCAGCAGGTCACGGAAACCCGTCCCGTGGCCGGTACCCGCGTTGTCCCGTTGGTCATCAACGAGGAAAAGATCCGTCAGGTGGAGGCCATCTGTGCCGAGTACGATTACGTGGTCGGCATCCGTCCGTTCCGTCGGTTGTCCGTCGGCCTGGTGACCACGGGAAGCGAGGTCTATCACGGCCGCATCAAAGACAAGTTCGGGCCGGTCATTCGCAAGAAATTCTCCAACCTCGGCTCCGAGGTCATGGGCCAGACCCTGACTTCCGACGACCCGGCAATGACCCGCGACGCCATCATGGCCTTCATCGCCGGCGGTGCGGAGATGGTCGTGGTCACGGGCGGCATGTCCGTGGACCCGGACGATCAGACGCCCACGGCCATCCGCCTGACCGGGGCGGATGTCGTTACCTACGGATCTCCCACGTTTCCCGGCGTCATGTTCATGGTCGCCGATTTGAACGGCGTGCCCATTCTCGGGCTGCCGGGTTGCGTCATGTACTATCGGGCTTCCGTGTTTGATCTGATCGTTCCGCGCCTTGTGGCCGGGGAGAAGATCACCCGCGAGGACATCGTATCCTTGGGGCATGGCGGGTTTTGCGCTACCTGCGAGGTTTGCCGCTATCCCATCTGTCCCTTTGGTAAATAG
- a CDS encoding Fic family protein, with product MKPVLPHGKYLGPLKDIAQDVLTTSAALEGRVALETARALGDQLRLLNSFYSNLIEGHKTFIPDIEKALNDGYSADENNRYAQELCRAHVVAEKKLMILVEQDPELNVSSPEMLRSIHREFYSHLPPEHRFTHEERGFTDIEVRPGEFRDLEVAVHRDAGAHGPACADLPACLARFAEDYDVARYHGDERLIAMAAAHHQLTWLHPFRDGNGRVSRLHSGLFMTRAKINRGNLWSLSRGLSRQKQEYMINLFSVDPAPDDTPESLNERLADFCEFFLGVCLDQARFMTRQLRLEKVEQRIEWFVRERSQRRDRLPLRASRLLRAVFMQGRIPRGQAPEILNTSETSSRRLVRQLLDEGLLVSESHRAPLTVALPFHVMPYYFPSLYRPEVLGPEYTEMLGAPPPEI from the coding sequence TTGAAGCCGGTATTACCGCACGGCAAATACCTCGGCCCGTTGAAGGACATCGCTCAGGACGTCCTGACCACTTCGGCGGCCCTGGAAGGCCGCGTGGCCCTGGAGACGGCCCGTGCCCTGGGCGACCAGTTGCGCCTTCTCAACTCCTTTTACAGCAACCTCATCGAAGGCCATAAGACCTTCATTCCGGACATCGAGAAGGCTCTGAACGACGGCTATAGCGCCGATGAGAACAACCGCTATGCGCAGGAACTGTGCCGGGCCCACGTGGTCGCTGAAAAGAAACTCATGATCCTGGTGGAACAAGACCCGGAGCTGAACGTCAGCTCTCCGGAAATGCTGCGCTCCATCCACCGGGAGTTCTACTCCCATCTGCCCCCCGAACACCGATTCACCCATGAGGAGCGCGGATTCACCGACATTGAGGTGCGCCCAGGGGAGTTCCGGGACCTGGAGGTCGCCGTGCATCGGGATGCGGGTGCCCACGGCCCCGCCTGCGCGGACCTGCCCGCATGCCTCGCCCGGTTCGCCGAGGATTACGACGTGGCCCGATACCACGGAGACGAACGGCTGATCGCCATGGCCGCAGCCCACCACCAGCTCACCTGGCTCCACCCCTTCCGGGACGGCAACGGGCGCGTCTCCCGCTTGCACTCCGGGCTGTTCATGACCCGCGCCAAGATCAACCGGGGCAACTTGTGGTCCCTGTCGCGCGGCCTCTCAAGGCAAAAGCAGGAATACATGATCAATCTTTTTTCCGTCGATCCTGCGCCCGACGACACGCCGGAATCCCTGAACGAACGGCTGGCTGATTTCTGTGAATTCTTCCTCGGCGTCTGCCTGGACCAGGCCCGATTCATGACACGGCAACTGCGCCTGGAAAAGGTCGAGCAACGCATCGAGTGGTTCGTCCGCGAACGCTCGCAACGGCGCGACAGACTTCCCCTCCGGGCGTCGCGCCTGTTGCGTGCCGTCTTCATGCAGGGCCGGATCCCCCGGGGCCAGGCCCCGGAGATATTGAACACCAGCGAGACCAGCTCCCGGCGGCTCGTCCGGCAGCTTCTGGACGAAGGACTCCTGGTTTCCGAGAGCCATCGCGCCCCGCTCACGGTGGCCCTGCCCTTCCATGTCATGCCCTATTATTTCCCGTCGCTGTACCGGCCCGAGGTGTTGGGCCCGGAGTACACGGAAATGCTCGGGGCCCCTCCGCCGGAGATCTGA